From Methylobacterium radiodurans, a single genomic window includes:
- a CDS encoding hemolysin family protein, whose translation MRETTISDDAWATALGLLSVLALVLANGFFVAAEFALVAVRRSRVTELVNEGRLNAKALLAATDHLDAHLAATQLGITISSLALGWVGEPALAHLVEPALAWLPGVLPSVGAHTVAVVISFVIITALHIVLGELAPKSLALQRSERTALAVIRPLSLFLFVFRPAIVFLNGLGNGVLRLCGLQPGHGEGGHHSTAELNLLVEASREAGLIEEAQQEAVERIFALGDRRIREVMTPRHEIEWVDAEDDRDVVLRALRDCSHAQVVVSRGTVDEVVGVVRKQDLLDRVLDGQPPDIDAVTRQPIVVHEAMAVLAVLETFRAKPVQMAIVVDEYGSLEGIVTATDLLEAIAGDIPEPGEEPDVVERDDGSFLIDGMMPAEEAFERLGLAEKPERDDFNTIAGFVIFRLGRIPSAGDSVEAHGWRFEVVDMDGRRVDKLLVQPLG comes from the coding sequence ATGCGGGAGACGACGATTTCGGACGATGCATGGGCGACCGCCCTCGGCCTGCTCTCGGTGCTCGCGCTGGTGCTGGCCAACGGCTTCTTCGTGGCCGCGGAGTTCGCCCTGGTGGCGGTGCGCCGCAGCCGGGTGACCGAGCTGGTGAACGAGGGGCGCCTCAACGCCAAGGCGCTGCTCGCCGCGACCGACCATCTCGACGCGCATCTGGCGGCGACCCAGCTCGGCATCACCATCTCGTCGCTGGCACTCGGCTGGGTCGGCGAGCCGGCGCTCGCCCATCTGGTCGAGCCGGCGCTCGCCTGGCTGCCGGGCGTCCTGCCGAGCGTGGGCGCCCACACGGTCGCGGTGGTGATCTCCTTCGTGATCATCACGGCACTGCACATCGTGCTGGGCGAGTTGGCCCCGAAGAGCCTCGCGCTCCAGCGCAGCGAGCGCACGGCGCTCGCGGTGATCCGGCCGCTCTCCCTGTTCCTGTTCGTGTTCCGCCCGGCCATCGTCTTTCTCAACGGGCTCGGCAACGGCGTGCTGCGCCTGTGCGGCCTCCAGCCCGGCCACGGCGAGGGCGGCCACCACTCGACCGCCGAGCTGAACCTCTTGGTCGAGGCGAGCCGCGAGGCCGGGCTGATCGAGGAGGCGCAGCAGGAGGCGGTCGAGCGCATCTTCGCCCTGGGCGACCGGCGCATCCGCGAGGTGATGACGCCCCGCCACGAGATCGAGTGGGTCGACGCGGAGGACGACCGCGACGTGGTGCTGCGGGCGCTGCGCGATTGCAGCCACGCCCAGGTGGTGGTGAGCCGCGGCACGGTGGACGAGGTCGTCGGCGTGGTGCGCAAGCAGGACCTGCTCGACCGCGTCCTCGACGGGCAGCCGCCCGACATCGACGCGGTGACGCGCCAGCCGATCGTGGTGCACGAGGCGATGGCGGTGCTGGCGGTGCTCGAGACCTTCCGGGCCAAGCCCGTCCAGATGGCGATCGTGGTGGACGAGTACGGCAGCCTGGAGGGCATCGTCACGGCGACCGACCTCTTGGAAGCGATCGCGGGCGACATCCCGGAGCCCGGCGAGGAGCCCGACGTGGTCGAGCGCGACGACGGCTCCTTCCTGATCGACGGCATGATGCCGGCCGAGGAAGCCTTCGAGCGCCTGGGCCTCGCCGAGAAGCCGGAGCGGGACGACTTCAACACGATCGCGGGCTTCGTGATCTTCCGGCTCGGGCGCATCCCGAGCGCGGGCGACAGCGTCGAGGCGCATGGCTGGCGCTTCGAGGTGGTCGACATGGACGGGCGGCGCGTCGACAAGCTGCTGGTCCAGCCGCTCGGCTGA